From Thermoleophilum album:
CTCGAAGCGCACGCTCGCCTCGCCGAGCGTGCCGAGGCGGGCGAGCGCGCGTTCGACTTCCACGGCAACGTCGAGGGTTTCGACGTCCCGCGCGCGACGGTCGACGTCGTCGTGACCGACGGGTTCACCGGCAACGTCGCGCTGAAGGTGATGGAGAGCACGGCGGCCGAGCTGGGGCGCGCGATCCGGCGCGAGATCGCGGCCGGGCCGCTGGCGCGGTTCGGCGGGCTGCTCGTGCGCGGTCGCTTGCGGCGGTTGCGCGAGCGGATCGATCCCGAGCGCATCGGTGGCGCGATCCTGCTCGGCCTGCGCCGGCCCGTGATCGTCGCCCACGGCAGCTTCGGTCCGGCGGGGATCGCCAGCGCCGTGCGGCTCGCGCAGCGGGCCGTCGACGAGCGGATGGTCGAGCGCACCGCCGACGCGCTGGCGAGCGCCGGAGTGTTGCGGTCCGCCGCGGGTGCTAGCGTCGCCGCGAAGTGATGACGCGCGACGAGATCCTCGAGCGGATCCGCGAGCACCTCGCCGAGGAGCTCGAGCTGCCGCTCGAGCGGATCACCGAGGATGCGCGCTTCCGCGAGGACCTCGATGCCGACTCGCTCGACCTGGTCGCGCTGGTCGTCGAGCTCGAGGACCGCTACGGCATCCGCATCCCCGACGAGGAGGCCGCCAAGATCGAAACGGTCGGCCAGGCCGCCGACTACGTGGCTCGCCATGCCGCCGCGCTCGGCCGGTGACCGAGCCGCCGCGCCGGCTTCGAGCCGCGCCCGGAAAGACGATCGGCGCCAGCACGAGACGTCCGAACATCCGCTCGCCGCTCTGCTCGACGAGCTCCCGCGCGACCTCTACCGCCAGGTTTTCACGCACGCCTCCTGGGCGCCGACGCGCGCCGACTCCTACGAACGCCTTGCTTTTCTCGGCGACGTCGTCCTCAGCCTCGCCGTGTCGACGAATCTGCTGCCGCGATTCGGCGAGTACGGCGCGGGGCGGCTCACCAAGCTCCGCGCCCAAGCGGTGAGCGGTAGCGCCTGCGCGCGCGTGGCGCGGGCATTCGCAGCCGACGAGCGACTGCGCGCCGAAGCCCCTGCCGAGCAGCAGCGTGCCGTCGCGGCGCTGATCGAGTCCGAGCGCGTGCTCGCGTCGATCTGCGAAGCGGCGATCGGGGCTTGCTACCTGGCGTTCGGGCTCGAGCGCACGCGCGCGGCCGTGCTCGCGGCGTTCGCCGAAGAGATCGAGCGTGCGATCGAACAGCCCTTCGACTTCAAGTCGTTGCTTCAGGAGCGCCTGGCGCGCCGCGCCGAGACCGTCGAGTACCGAATCGAGGAGGAAGAGGGGCCGCCCCACCGGCGGCGCTTCCGTGTCGCCGCCACCGCCGGGGGGCGCGTGCTCGGGCGCGGCAGCGGGCGAAGCAAGAAGGCGGCCGAGCAGGAAGCCGCACTGGCAGCACTGGAGCAGCTCGAGCGCGAGGAGGAGCTCGCGGCCTGGGGGCGTGGCGATGACGACCGTCTGGCGGCCTGCGCTCGGGGCGACGACCAGAGCTGATCTGTCGGGGGCCGACCCGCGATGTACCTGCGCTCGCTCACGCTCAAAGGGTTCAAGTCGTTCCCGCACCGCACCCGCCTCGAGTTCGGACCGGGCATCTCGGTGATCGTCGGGCCCAACGGGTCGGGCAAGTCGAACATCACCGACGCCGTGCTGTGGGCACTTGGCGAACAGAGCCCGCTCGCGGTGCGCGGCCAGACGATGCGTGACGTGCTCTTCGCCGGCGGGGCGGGGGTTCCGTCGGCGTCGGTGGCCGAGGTCGAGGTCGTGATCGACAACTCCGACGGGCGGCTCCAATCCGATTTCAGCGAGATCTCGATCGTGCGCCGGCTCCACCGCTCCGGCGAGGGCGAGTACCGCCTCAACGGCGCTCGCTGTCGACTCGCCGACGTCCTCGAGGTGCTTTCCGACACCGGTCTCGGCAAAGAGATGCACTCCGTGGTCTCGCAGGGCCGCGTCGAGCAGATCGTGATGTCGCGACCGCGCGAACGCCGGCTGGTGATCGAGGAGGCTGCGGGGCTCGGCAAGCACCGCAAGCGCCGCCACCGCGCCCAGCTGAAGCTCGAGCGCACGCGCGCCAACCTCGAGCGCTTGCTCGACATCGAGCGCGAGGCACGGACGCGGCTGCGACCGCTGCGCCGGCAGGCGGAGGCGGCGGAGCAGCACGCGCGCCTGGAGCGCCAGGAGCTCGAGGTGCGCTACGAGCTCGCTCGCGACGCGCTCCGCGCCGCGGAAGAGCGGGCAGCCCGCGCTAGCGAGCGCGAGCGCGCGGCGCGGGCGGCGCTCGAGCGCGTCGAGCAGGAGCTTGCGGCGATCGGCGAGCAGCGCTCCCGCTGCGAGCGCGAGCTCGCTGCACGCGCCCAAAGACGCGAGGCGGCGCAGGCGAGCGTCCACGCTCTCGAGGGGGCGGCCGAGCGCGTCGCGATGCGTGTCGAGCTGTTGCGCGAGCGCGAGCGCGTGGCCCGCGAGCGGCGCGAGCTGACCGCGGTGCGGATCGGCGAGCTCGAGGAGGAGCTACGCGACCTCGCCCGGCGCAGCGGCGCCGAGACCGAGCAGCGCATCGCCGAACTCGAGCGCGAGCTCGCCGAACTCGACGCCCGGCGCGAGGAGCGCAAGCGCGAGCAGCTCGCCGAGCTCGAACGCGAGCTCGACAAAGCGCGCGAGCAGCTTGCCGCTGCCGAGCGGGCGTTCGCCGTCCTCGACGAGCAGCGCCGGGCGCTCGTAGCCGAGCGTGACCGAGCGCGCGAGCGGCTGCGAGCGACCGAGCGCGAGCTGTCAGCGGCGCGGCGCGAGTCGGCACGGATCGGGAGCGAGCTCGCCGCGGTCAATCAGTTCCTCGCACGCGCCGGCGCACCGCTCGCCGGTCGCGCCACCGTGATCGAGGGCATCACTTGTGCACCCGGGTTCGAGCTAGCGCTAGCGGCCGCGCTAGGCGCGCTGCTCGATGCCGCCGTTGTGCCCACGCTCGACGACGCGCGCGCGCTGCTCGCCGGAGAGCGCACCCCGGCGGGAGCGCAGGCGGTCGTCGCCGGTCGCGCGCGCCGCGCGGCCGCGCGCGAGCACCCGCCCTGTCCGGGCGCTGTCGCGCTCCGCGAGCGAGTCGAGGCGAAGCCCGAGCTGGCCGCCTTCGTCGACGCTGCCCTTGCCGACGTGTGGGTCGTCGACACGCTCGCCGTCGTCCCTGCCGATTTCGGCGGGCTCGCTGTGACCCGCGAGGGAGAGTCGCTCGATGGCCGCACCGGCGCGGTCGCCCGGGTGGTGCGCGGCGGCGCCGAGCGAGTGCTCGAAGAGCGCCGCCGTCGCGACGATCTGGCGCGCTCCGCGCAAGCCGCGGCCGAGCGTGAACACGCTGTCGCCAAGGCCGTGGAAGCCGCCGCTCGTGCCGTCGACGAGATCGAGCGGCGGCGGGACGAGCTGGAGCTCGAGCTGCGCGAGCGCGACCGCGCTCGCAGCGTCGAGCGGGAACACGTGCGGCGGCTCGAGTGGGCGCTCGAGGAACGGCGGCGCGCGCCCGCCGACGAAGGACCTGACGGCGTGCGCCGCGCCGAGATCGCGGCCGAGCTGAAGGCGTTGCGGGTGGAGCTAGAGCAGCGCGCGGCAGCGCAGCGGCGTGCCGCACGCGAGCTCGAGACGGCGCGCGGTGCGATCCAGCGCCACGAGACAGTCGCAACGGCGGCGGCACGGGCAGCCGCAGCGCTCGAACGGCTCGAGGGCTCGCTGCGGCGCCGCTGTGAGCGGCTTGCTGCGGCGCTGCGCGCCGACGAGGGCGACGACGGCGCTGCGAGCGGCCGCCTGCGCGAGCTGGCGACGCGCGAGAGCGAACTGCAGCGCGCGGCGCGCGCAGCGTCGGAGGAACTCGCGGCGGCGCGAGTCGAGGCGGCGCGCTCGGGCGACGCGGTGGTGGCCGCTCGCGACGAGCTCGCCGCCGTAGCGGGCCGCCTCGAGCTCGACGCTACCGCGCGCACCGAGCCACTTGCAGACGAGGAGCGCGCCGAGCTCGAAAAGCGAAGGGAGCGCCTCGCGCGCCGCCGCGCCCAGCTCGGACCGGTCAACCCGCTCGCCAAGGAGGAGTACGAGCGAGCGCGCGCCGAGCTCGAGGAGCTCGAGGCGCAACGCCGCGATCTCGAGGACGCGATCGCGGAGCTCGATCGCGTGATCGCGGAAACCGACCGCATGATCCGCGATGGGTTCCGCGCCACTTTCGAAGCAGCGGCACGCAACTTCGAGGAGGTCGTGGCGCACCTGTTTCCGGGCGGGCGCGGGCGCTTGCGGCTGGTCGACGCCGACGTCGGGCCGCAGCCGCTCGCGCCAACCTCGGACGTGGGGGCCGACCGCGATGCGGCGCAGGGCGGTGACGAGAGCGAGGGGGAGGGCGCGGCCACCGTCCCCGAGCACCATGGTGTCGAGCGCGAGCCCGGCGTCGAGGTCGAGGTGACCCCGGCGGGCAAAGCCACGCGTCGCCTGTCGCTACTGTCGGGCGGCGAGAAGTCGCTCGTGGCACTGGCTTTCCTGATGGCGGTGTTTCTCGCTCGGCCCTGCCCGTTCTACATCCTCGACGAGGTCGAGGCTGCGCTCGACGACATCAACATCGAGCGCTTCCTCGCGTTGCTGCGCCGCTACAGCGATCGCGCCCAGTTCATCGTCGTCACCCACCAGAAGCGCACGATGGACGCCGCCGACACTCTCTACGGGGTATCGATGGGGCGCGACGGCATCTCGCGGGTCGTCTCGCGCCGGCTGCGCGGCCGCCCGCAGCACGAGCTCCAAGCAGCTGCCCGGTCCGCCTGAGCGCGCGCGGGCACGCGAGCGGCCGATCGGCGCACTGGCACGAGCGGCGCCCGAACTTGCGTCCGTCCCGCCGCGGCTGGCTCAGCGCTGCGCTCACCAGCGCCGAAAGATGGTCTGCGCGGCATTCCGCGCACCGCTGAGGGGAGCGAGCCCCGGCAGGGCACCGCGTGCGGCTGCGCTGCCGGGGTCCCCCTTGGTTTCGCCTGCCGGCGGCGGTTACCTGCGGTCACAAGGCCCACCTACAGCGCGTAAGCTGCCGGCCGCGATGGCGGTCGACTGGAGCGAGGCACTGCTCTTGCCGGCGGGAGTCGGGCCGCGCGAGCGCGATGCGCGACGCGCCGGCGGCAAAGGCCTTTTTGCGCGCCTGCGAGAGAGCCTGCGCAAGACCCGCGAGGCGCTGCAGAGCGAGCTCGGCGCGAGCGTCCTAGGCCGCGTCGACGACGCTCTCTTCGAGCGCCTGGAGGAGGCGCTCGTCAGGGCCGACGTCGGCGTTCCTGCGACAGCACGGCTCGTCCAGCAGCTCGAAAACGAGGTGGCTGCCGGCAACGTGGACGGCGGCGATATCGGTGCGCGTCTGCGTGAGCTGATCGCAGCGGCGTTGGTGCCCGCCGGGGCGGAGACGCGGCTCGACCTGCGCGCGCAGCCGGCGGTCGTGATGTTCGTCGGCGTCAACGGCACCGGCAAAACGACCACGATCGGCAAGTTCGCCGCGGCGTTGCGGCGCGAGTGTGGTGTGCGCGTGCTGCTGGCGGCAGCCGACACCTATCGCGCCGCCGCCGTCGACCAGCTCGTGGTGTGGGCCGAGCGGGCGGGAGCCGAGATCGTGCGCGGCAGCCCGGGCCAGGACCCGGGGTCGGTCGCTTACGACGCGATCGAGGCGGCGCGGGCGCGCGCCGTGGACGTCGTGTTGGTCGACACCGCTGGGCGCTTGCACACACGCACTCCGTTGATGGAGGAGCTCGCGAAGGTGCGGCGCGTAATCGGCGAGCGCTTGCCCGGCGCGCCGCACGAGACACTGCTCGTGATCGACGCCACGACCGGTCAGAACGGGCTCCGCCAAGCGCGCGCTTTCGCCGACGCCTGCGCCGTGACGGGCATCGTTCTCACCAAGCTCGACGGCACCGCCAAAGGTGGGATCGCGCTGGCGATCGCCGAAGAGCTCGGCCTGCCGGTGAAGCTGGTGGGCGTCGGCGAGGCGCTCGACGACCTGCGACCCTTCGACGCGCGCGCGTTCGCCGCCGCTTTCGTCGAGTAGCCTCGCAACGTGTTCGAGTCGCTCTCGGAACGGCTGCAGGAAGCGCTCGGGGGGGTTCGTTCGCGCGGGCGGCTCTCGCCCGACGACGTCGACCGCGCGCTGCGCCAGGTCCGGCTGGCGCTGTTGGAAGCTGATGTTGATTTCCGTTTGGTGCGCGAGTTCACGGCCCGTGTGCGCGAGCGCGCGGTCGGCAGCGAGGTGCTCGAGTCGGTCAACCCCGCGCACCAGGTGGTCAAGATCGTCGCCGACGAGCTCACCGAGCTTCTCGGCGGCACTACCAGCGACTTCGCGTTGCCGCGCGCCCAGCCTGCGGTGGTTCTCCTCGCCGGACTGCAGGGCTCGGGCAAGACGACTGCGGCCGCCAAGCTCGCTCACCACCTGCGCAGCGAGCGCGGCCTCGACGTCGCGCTCGCGGCCTGCGACCTGCAGCGGCCGGCTGCCGTCGAACAGTTGCGTTTGCTGGGCGAACGGGCGGGCTGCCCGGTCTACGAGCGCGGAACCGCGGGCCGCGCTGTCGACACCGCCGCTTGGGCTCTCGAGCAAGCTCGCGACGACGGACGCGACGCGCTGATCGTCGACACCGCCGGGCGGCTGCACATCGACGAGGAGTTGATGGCCGAGCTCGAGGCGATCCGCGATCGCGTGCGCCCGCACCGGGTGTTGCTGGTGCTCGACGCGATGACCGGACAGGAGGCGGTCGCTGTGGCGACGGCGTTCCTCGAGCGGGTTCCGTTCGACGGGCTCGTGCTCACGAAGCTCGACGGCGATGCCCGGGGCGGCGCGGCTTTGTCGGTGAAAGCAGCGACCGGCCGCCCGGTGATGTTCGCCTCGACGGGCGAGCGACTCGAGGATTTCGATGTCTTCCACCCCGACCGCATCGCCCAGCGGATCCTCGGCATGGGGGATGTCTTGACGCTCGTCGAGCGCGCCCAGCGCGAGATCGACGAGCGCAAGGCGGCCGAGCTCGAGCGCAAGATGCGCCGCGCCGAGCTGACGCTCGAGGATTTTCTCGACCAGCTCCGCCAGGTCCGGCGCATGGGCCCGCTGACGAATTTGCTGGGAATGCTGCCGGGCGTGGGGTCGCAGCTGGCCGGCCTCGATCTCGACGAGCGGCAGCTCGATCGCGTCGAGGCGATGATCCTCTCGATGACGCCGGAGGAGCGACGCCGCCCCGAGATCATCGACGCCTCGCGCCGCCGCCGCATCGCGCGTGGTTCGGGCACTACGCCGCAGGAGGTCGCCCAGCTCGTGAAGCAGTTCCAAGCAATGCGCAAGCTGATGCGCGACCTGAGCCGGGGCCGGTTGGGCGCGCTGCGCTCGCTGCTCTCGCGGTGAGACGCCTCTGCGGCGAGAGCGACGCAGCATCTTCCTGTTCCGTGGTCGCGGTCGGCGATCGACAGTGACCCCGGTCACGGCGACCCGGCACGCGGCGACCCGGCACGCGGCGACCCAGCACGCGGCGACCCGGCACGCCGCGACCCGGCACGCTGCCGAACAGGTGCCCGTCCGGGTTCGTCTCGATCTCGTTCCCGGCAAGCGTCCGTCAGCCAGGCGGCCGGCCGGTGGTGGGCTCCGCTAACCTGCCGGGTCCGAATGCCGGTCAAGGTCCGTCTCACACGCGTCGGTAACCGCAACAACCCGATCTGGCGGGTGGTCGTCGCCGACGACCGCAGCCCCCGCGACGGGCGCTTCATCGAGGTGCTCGGGCACTACAACCCGCAGCGGGCGCCTTCGGAGATCGCTATCGATCGCGACCGTCTCGCAAGCTGGCTGGCCCGCGGAGCACAGCCGACGCGTGCGGTGCGCAGGCTCGTTGAGGCGCTCGAACGCGGCCGCCCGCCGGCAGCCGAGGTGCGTGCCGACGAAGCTGCCGCCGCTCGCCGCAGCGGCGTAGCTGCAAATGCTGGGGCGGCTGCCGCCGACCAGGGCAGCGACGCCGAAGCCGCCAGCAGCGCCGAGGCGACCACGGACGCCGAAGCCGCGGCGGGCTCCGAGTCGTCGGCCGAATCCGCCGGCGACGGCGCTGCTTCCGACTCCTCGCCTGGCGCAGCAGCTGCCGCCTCTGTTGGCGAAGACAGCGGCGAGGGCGACAGCGCCGCTGGCGAAGAGGCGGGCGCTGGCGACGGTGCCTGAGCCGTGGGCTCGCTCGAGGATTTCGTCGCGTTCCTCGCGCGCTCTGTCGTAACCGATCCCGACGCGGTCGAAGTCCGCTCGTGGCACGACGACGAGGAGGACGCGCTCGTGATCGAGATCCATGTCGCCGAAAGCGATGCCGGCCACGTCATCGGACGCTCCGGTCGCACCGCCGAAGCGATCCGTCAGGTCGTGAAAGCCGCGGCAGCGCGCCGCGGGGGCCGGGTACTCGTCGACATCGTCGCTTAACCGGCGCACGGCGCGCCGCGATGGGGCGTAAACGGCTTGTCAGCGTCGGGCGCGTTGGTCGTCCGCACGGTCTCGACGGCAGCTTTTACGTCGCTGTGCCCGATGCTGAGCACCTGGTGGAGGGAGCAGAGGTCGTCGTCGCCGGACGCACGCGCCGCATCGAGCGCCGCGCGGGAACGGAGGCGCGACCGATCGTGCGGCTCGCCGGCATCGGCGATCGTGACGGCGTGCGTGCTTTGCGAGGCGAGCATCTACTTGTCGAACAGGAGCTCGGCGACGACGAGTGGCTCGCGGCTGAGCTCGAGGGCATGGCGGTCTTGAGCGACGACGGCCGTAACCTTGGTCGCGTGAACCGGGTGCTAGCGGCGCCGACTTGCTCGGTGCTGGAGGTGGAGGGGTACGAGGATCTCGTTCCCCTGCTCGCCGACGCCCTCGTAGGGGTCGATCTCGACCGGCGCACGATCACCGTGCGGGCCTCATTTCTCGGCGATCCCGCGCGGCGGTGAGCGTGCCACGGTGAGCGTGGCACAGCGTCAGCTGGCATCAGCGTGTGCCAGGAGGTCCCGAGGCGCGAACAGAACGTGACAGCGTCACAAGGGTCGCGAGTTGGACATCGACATCTTCACGCTCTTCCCCGCCTGGTTCGACTGGTTTTTCGCCCAGCGCCACGTACGCCGTGCGCTGACGCTTGGTCACCGCATAGAAGCGATCGACCTGCGCGCCACGACGCCGCTTCGTGCCGGGCAGGTCGACGACACTCCCTACGGCGGGGGTGCGGGAATGGTGATCCGCGTCGACGTGGTAGCGGCGGCGCTCGAGGCGCGCTACGCCACCGACGCGCTCGCGGTACGAGAGCAGCGCCGCGTCATCGCGCTCGCGCCGAGCGGGCGGCAGTTCGACGACGCGCTAGCGGAGGAGCTCGCCCGCGAGCCAGGGCTGACGCTGCTGTGTGGGCGCTACGAGGGGTTCGACGAGCGTGTCCACAGTCACCTCGCCTCCGACGTGGTGTCGATCGGTCCCTATGTGCTGTCGGGCGGCGAGCTGCCGGCGATGGTCGTCGTCGACGCGGTACTGCGGAAACTCCCCGGCGTGCTCGGCGATCCAGCTAGCGCTATCGAAGAGTCGTTCAGTCGCGCGCTCGGGGGAGCCCCCGAATATCCGCACTACACCCGCCCGGCGGCGTGGCGAGGAGTGCGCGTTCCTGACGTGCTCCTCTCGGGCGACCACGGGCGGATCCGCGAGTGGCGTCGCGCCCAGAGCCGCGAGCGGGCGCGGATCCGCGCGGAGGAGGGCGGCGACTAGCTGGACGCGAGCGCCTGCTTGCGCTGCGCTAGCATTCGCTGCCCGCGCCGCCCGCCACGGCTCCTCGTGGCGAGTGGCGATGCCGGCGCCGTGCGGCCGACCGCCTGTCGCCCGGCTTAGGGACTGCCTCAAGCAGCCATGTCGAACGCAATAGCAAAGCTCGAACGCTCCCAGCTCAAGAAGCGTCCGTCCTTCGCTCCGGGCGACCGTGTGCGAGTGCACTTCGAGGTCGTAGAGGGCAACCGCCGGCGCGTGCAGGTTTTTGAGGGTGTGGTGATCCGCCGTCAGGGATCTGGGGTGCGCGAGACTTTCACCGTCCGCAAGCACTCCTTCGGCGTCGGTGTCGAGCGCACCTTCCCGCTGCACTCCCCGAAAATCCAGAAGATCGAGGTAGCAGCGCGCGGGCGGGTGCGCAGAGCCAAGCTGTACTACCTGCGCGACCGGATCGGACGAGCAGCGCGTGTGCGCGAGCGTCGTGCCGGTGAGGCGACGGCCGAGCAGCTGCGCGCCGACGAGATCGCAGCGACGGTCGACGAAACCCCGGATGCCGCCGACACCGCTGCCGCGAAGGGCGAGCAGCAGCCAACAGCCGCTTCCCCGGCGGACACTGGGAACGCCAGCGGCGCGTCGGGCGAGGGAGAGGCGCAGACGGCGTCGGACAGCGACGGCGAGTGACGTGTCGAGCCCGGCTGCAGGGGCCAAGCGTGGCCGGTCCCGGCTGGCGGGCTTCGTCGAGCTGGTCGTCGTCGTCGGGCTCGCGCTCGGTCTCGCCTTCCTGATCCAGGCCTTCCTCGTCAAGCCTTTCCGCATCCCGAGCGAGTCGATGGAGCCGACGCTCGACGTTGGGCAACGGGTGCTGGTCGAGCGGGTCACCTACCGCTTCAGCGAGCCGGGCCGTGGCGACATCGTCGTGTTCAAACCGCCCCGCGGTGCCGATCCCGAGGTTTCCTCGTGCGGGGTACCCCATCCGGAGGACGCACCCTGTCCCCGCCCGACCCCGCGGCACTCCTCGACGAACTACATCAAGCGCGTCGTCGGGCTCCCCGGCGAGCGGCTGAAGGTGATC
This genomic window contains:
- the acpP gene encoding acyl carrier protein, whose product is MTRDEILERIREHLAEELELPLERITEDARFREDLDADSLDLVALVVELEDRYGIRIPDEEAAKIETVGQAADYVARHAAALGR
- a CDS encoding ribonuclease III family protein; translation: MPPRSAGDRAAAPASSRARKDDRRQHETSEHPLAALLDELPRDLYRQVFTHASWAPTRADSYERLAFLGDVVLSLAVSTNLLPRFGEYGAGRLTKLRAQAVSGSACARVARAFAADERLRAEAPAEQQRAVAALIESERVLASICEAAIGACYLAFGLERTRAAVLAAFAEEIERAIEQPFDFKSLLQERLARRAETVEYRIEEEEGPPHRRRFRVAATAGGRVLGRGSGRSKKAAEQEAALAALEQLEREEELAAWGRGDDDRLAACARGDDQS
- a CDS encoding chromosome segregation SMC family protein; this translates as MYLRSLTLKGFKSFPHRTRLEFGPGISVIVGPNGSGKSNITDAVLWALGEQSPLAVRGQTMRDVLFAGGAGVPSASVAEVEVVIDNSDGRLQSDFSEISIVRRLHRSGEGEYRLNGARCRLADVLEVLSDTGLGKEMHSVVSQGRVEQIVMSRPRERRLVIEEAAGLGKHRKRRHRAQLKLERTRANLERLLDIEREARTRLRPLRRQAEAAEQHARLERQELEVRYELARDALRAAEERAARASERERAARAALERVEQELAAIGEQRSRCERELAARAQRREAAQASVHALEGAAERVAMRVELLRERERVARERRELTAVRIGELEEELRDLARRSGAETEQRIAELERELAELDARREERKREQLAELERELDKAREQLAAAERAFAVLDEQRRALVAERDRARERLRATERELSAARRESARIGSELAAVNQFLARAGAPLAGRATVIEGITCAPGFELALAAALGALLDAAVVPTLDDARALLAGERTPAGAQAVVAGRARRAAAREHPPCPGAVALRERVEAKPELAAFVDAALADVWVVDTLAVVPADFGGLAVTREGESLDGRTGAVARVVRGGAERVLEERRRRDDLARSAQAAAEREHAVAKAVEAAARAVDEIERRRDELELELRERDRARSVEREHVRRLEWALEERRRAPADEGPDGVRRAEIAAELKALRVELEQRAAAQRRAARELETARGAIQRHETVATAAARAAAALERLEGSLRRRCERLAAALRADEGDDGAASGRLRELATRESELQRAARAASEELAAARVEAARSGDAVVAARDELAAVAGRLELDATARTEPLADEERAELEKRRERLARRRAQLGPVNPLAKEEYERARAELEELEAQRRDLEDAIAELDRVIAETDRMIRDGFRATFEAAARNFEEVVAHLFPGGRGRLRLVDADVGPQPLAPTSDVGADRDAAQGGDESEGEGAATVPEHHGVEREPGVEVEVTPAGKATRRLSLLSGGEKSLVALAFLMAVFLARPCPFYILDEVEAALDDINIERFLALLRRYSDRAQFIVVTHQKRTMDAADTLYGVSMGRDGISRVVSRRLRGRPQHELQAAARSA
- the ftsY gene encoding signal recognition particle-docking protein FtsY; the protein is MAVDWSEALLLPAGVGPRERDARRAGGKGLFARLRESLRKTREALQSELGASVLGRVDDALFERLEEALVRADVGVPATARLVQQLENEVAAGNVDGGDIGARLRELIAAALVPAGAETRLDLRAQPAVVMFVGVNGTGKTTTIGKFAAALRRECGVRVLLAAADTYRAAAVDQLVVWAERAGAEIVRGSPGQDPGSVAYDAIEAARARAVDVVLVDTAGRLHTRTPLMEELAKVRRVIGERLPGAPHETLLVIDATTGQNGLRQARAFADACAVTGIVLTKLDGTAKGGIALAIAEELGLPVKLVGVGEALDDLRPFDARAFAAAFVE
- the ffh gene encoding signal recognition particle protein; the encoded protein is MFESLSERLQEALGGVRSRGRLSPDDVDRALRQVRLALLEADVDFRLVREFTARVRERAVGSEVLESVNPAHQVVKIVADELTELLGGTTSDFALPRAQPAVVLLAGLQGSGKTTAAAKLAHHLRSERGLDVALAACDLQRPAAVEQLRLLGERAGCPVYERGTAGRAVDTAAWALEQARDDGRDALIVDTAGRLHIDEELMAELEAIRDRVRPHRVLLVLDAMTGQEAVAVATAFLERVPFDGLVLTKLDGDARGGAALSVKAATGRPVMFASTGERLEDFDVFHPDRIAQRILGMGDVLTLVERAQREIDERKAAELERKMRRAELTLEDFLDQLRQVRRMGPLTNLLGMLPGVGSQLAGLDLDERQLDRVEAMILSMTPEERRRPEIIDASRRRRIARGSGTTPQEVAQLVKQFQAMRKLMRDLSRGRLGALRSLLSR
- the rpsP gene encoding 30S ribosomal protein S16, which translates into the protein MPVKVRLTRVGNRNNPIWRVVVADDRSPRDGRFIEVLGHYNPQRAPSEIAIDRDRLASWLARGAQPTRAVRRLVEALERGRPPAAEVRADEAAAARRSGVAANAGAAAADQGSDAEAASSAEATTDAEAAAGSESSAESAGDGAASDSSPGAAAAASVGEDSGEGDSAAGEEAGAGDGA
- a CDS encoding KH domain-containing protein, producing MGSLEDFVAFLARSVVTDPDAVEVRSWHDDEEDALVIEIHVAESDAGHVIGRSGRTAEAIRQVVKAAAARRGGRVLVDIVA
- the rimM gene encoding ribosome maturation factor RimM (Essential for efficient processing of 16S rRNA), with amino-acid sequence MGRKRLVSVGRVGRPHGLDGSFYVAVPDAEHLVEGAEVVVAGRTRRIERRAGTEARPIVRLAGIGDRDGVRALRGEHLLVEQELGDDEWLAAELEGMAVLSDDGRNLGRVNRVLAAPTCSVLEVEGYEDLVPLLADALVGVDLDRRTITVRASFLGDPARR
- the trmD gene encoding tRNA (guanosine(37)-N1)-methyltransferase TrmD — its product is MDIDIFTLFPAWFDWFFAQRHVRRALTLGHRIEAIDLRATTPLRAGQVDDTPYGGGAGMVIRVDVVAAALEARYATDALAVREQRRVIALAPSGRQFDDALAEELAREPGLTLLCGRYEGFDERVHSHLASDVVSIGPYVLSGGELPAMVVVDAVLRKLPGVLGDPASAIEESFSRALGGAPEYPHYTRPAAWRGVRVPDVLLSGDHGRIREWRRAQSRERARIRAEEGGD
- the lepB gene encoding signal peptidase I produces the protein MSSPAAGAKRGRSRLAGFVELVVVVGLALGLAFLIQAFLVKPFRIPSESMEPTLDVGQRVLVERVTYRFSEPGRGDIVVFKPPRGADPEVSSCGVPHPEDAPCPRPTPRHSSTNYIKRVVGLPGERLKVIGGHVYINGRRLREPWARIDPGCASTCTLPREITIPRGYYFMMGDNRGASADSREWGPVPKRWMIGKAFFTYWPPNRVGTF